The Musa acuminata AAA Group cultivar baxijiao chromosome BXJ1-8, Cavendish_Baxijiao_AAA, whole genome shotgun sequence genomic sequence ATTAGGGGATTTGTTTATATATTAGTTTAAATCTCCGATGCCGGCATTGGAAAGAGGGAACGAACGACGATACAACAAACAGACGTGCGGAAGTGATCGAATCCGATCGGCTGCAAGTTTGTTGGAGAACATGCTCCTTCCAGTAGCCTTGTTTGACGAAGATTTTGCACACTGTGGATACGGGTGATACAGCTGCCGCGTCACGGATCGTATTGCAAACTCTTGTTTGCAATGTGGATTGCGTGAGAGAGTGAGGTTGTTCTAATAAGGTACTTAATCGGGGAAACCGGATTTGGCCTTGTTTTATcatgaataattaattatatgtaaCACCGCAAGACATACCCTTCCTCTCACAGCAGTTTAGTTTAGGGTTCCCAATGTCTTATTTTGGGATAAACCTCAAATCTTACTGTTAAGATGTTATAGCTAATCTACCATCGGCGCTTGTCACCGTAAAAGAATACGAGAACAGTGTGACTTATTTGATCTTTTTGTTTATAGTTTCGTTCTTGTTGCATTTGATTTGTTTGCACTTATTTGGTGGATCACTTGATGGTTATGTAACTTTAAAAGACGTAAAAGACAATAGCAACCAGACGATCTCCGCATTAAGCACAACCAAGTAAAGTCTAATTTGTAAAACAGAGAATTAACCGTGTGGCACAACATACATATCTCTCATGAAGAAGTCTCGCTTCCAGCCAAGATACTAAAAGACAAGTCCATGGGTACACTAGAAGTTTATAGGCATCATGTTCTTCAAGTTCTCATCAGTCTCCAATGGCAGCACTTGTGCAACCTAACCCTCCCATTTAAGAGAATTATTGCACACCAGGGAAAACCAAGTAATTTAAATTTGCAAAAAAAAATCTGCTTTAATGATTCGTTGCCTCTCATGAATGAGGAAGCTTTGATGGAGCTCAAGCTCTGTTAAAAACCAGATGATGGTTCTGATGTTTGGGGAGGTGGTGTCTGTGGTTGTGTCGGGCCTGACGGGGGTAGTCTTGGTCTGGCATACTCGGCAAAAATAACCCATCCATCGAGAAACTGCAGCCAAATATAACAATGAGAAGATGATCAAGCGGGAAGGGTTGATACGTGGTCAATAAATGATATTGGAATTGCCAAATATAAGTGACCTTAAAGTCATGAATATTTAGTTGCAGCAAGGTGAACCAATGAGGATAGCTAACAATTCATGTTGCATTGACTCAATtattaggatccattatggttgggTCTCTGTATGTGATGCATAATGTTTGCAACTGactcttaaaaataatattatgtacATCAATTCTGCTAATAAACTAAGCAAATTCTGCATGTTGCATAATAAAGGGTTAACATAGGTTGAACGCAAGAACCAACATGCCAACTCACCTTGCCGTCCATGCCTTTTATGCCTTCTGCTGCTTCTTCTAATGTTGCATACCTCACAAACCCAAACCCTTTGGAAAATCCAGAAATGCGGTCAGTCACAACCCTAGCTGCAGAAAGTGAAGATAAACTGTTGAATTAGCATCTTATAGATATGATCTCATAAAATTTACtttcaaaaagaaaaacataccATAGACTATTTGCCCAAACTTTGAAAAAGCTTCTCTGAGTCCTTCCGACGTTGTTCGCTTGCTAAGTCCTGCAAATCACTCCTTTGCAAACAGTCAGAGTATAAAAGTTGCAGAGCAAGACACCATCAGACATAAGAACAACAGCACAGAAACAAGGAAACGCACTAAAAGCCAACAAGCCAGCTAAAAACAAGCTGCACAAACAAATTGCAAAGAAACAAGATAAAGGAATACAAAGTTATGTGGACGCTTAACATCTGTCAAGCAGAAAAATTTATGAAGGTCCCAAGTGAAATATGATGCAACTACATATCATTCAATTTCTTCAATGGTTTAAATCTGCTTACATCATTTGTTAATCAAAATACATCAAACCACCCTATGCCCAAAACCTCCTTCCACACGATGAATGGTAAGTTTCCTAGAACAAGCAATTTAAGTACATTGTATCACCCTATGTTCAAACTTCC encodes the following:
- the LOC135587199 gene encoding organelle RRM domain-containing protein 2, mitochondrial-like: MAAMRSGFRRLFSISAFTPPTPAAAAPPAEPSTNLFISGLSKRTTSEGLREAFSKFGQIVYARVVTDRISGFSKGFGFVRYATLEEAAEGIKGMDGKFLDGWVIFAEYARPRLPPSGPTQPQTPPPQTSEPSSGF